The Hypanus sabinus isolate sHypSab1 chromosome 3, sHypSab1.hap1, whole genome shotgun sequence genome contains a region encoding:
- the rnf6 gene encoding E3 ubiquitin-protein ligase RNF6 isoform X1, translated as MEDTSNTDVEVSLQLVGIPNTMDSSNPANRRGNQQSPTESVSHTEDERSRQLERLSREEAYYQFINDLSEEDYRLMRDSNLLGTPGEITAEELQQRLNGAKEQLTTQSNVGSNEHEQSTENQGSDLLGESSNSDSLLEWLNTFRRTGNATRSGQSGNQTWRAVSRTNPNSGEFRFSLEININHEHETVNSQSLDTSILEGNTNRNVENVQQQSFAPVASRTRSRTRAHVQLTAERTNSEYNLGTAISADEVESMEVTPLMAQRSITNGTFEITTGRQRSRRQNANQQTALSVVGQRRISRRRAEWQSVRRTHEEEQHSQTEVAELERHSIQNSVSGNDLHGQMEPRRSYRNSQNRRSRSPLRRESAMVNSSDWAQLQREDHVERRQSTRRQRTVDQSTMTTEEIQTVNGSTTVPSSAGGILRQEAMDERERNHSSGSSGVRRHPTIMLDLQVRRIRPGENRDRDSIANRTRSRVRMAENTVTFESDSGGFRRTISRSELAGIRTYVSTIRIPLRRISETGLGEPSSIALRSILRQIMTGFGELSSLMENDSDSELNQRVQQNPSDSFDSVSSQTSSNLNLSNSRNESNDRLAGDQAARVQVNENVQNENLDRAAESIETRQIRDTNSLVENGTLPILRLAHFFLLNDDDEEERQRGLTKEQIDNLMTRNYGNVSAENEVSKTCSVCINDYAVGNKLRRLPCAHEFHIHCIDRWLSENSTCPICRQPILGSSN; from the exons TTAGTTGGAATTCCCAACACTATGGACTCATCTAACCCAGCCAATCGTAGAGGCAATCAACAGTCACCCACAGAAAGTGTCAGTCATACTGAAGATGAGCGCAGCCGACAGTTGGAGCGTTTGAGTCGAGAGGAAGCATACTATCAGTTTATCAAtgatctgagtgaagaagactaCCGACTAATGAGAGACAGCAACCTTCTTGGCACTCCAG GTGAAATTACAGCTGAAGAATTGCAACAGCGACTCAATGGCGCTAAGGAACAATTAACTACACAGAGCAATGTTGGAAGCAATGAACATGAACAAAGTACTGAGAATCAAG gCTCTGACTTACTAGGAGAAAGTTCCAATAGTGATTCCCTCCTTGAATGGCTTAACACATTTAGACGTACAGGAAATGCCACCCGTAGTGGACAGAGTGGGAACCAGACATGGAGAGCTGTGAGTCGAACAAATCCCAATAGTGGCGAGTTCCGCTTCAGCCTGGAAATCAATATTAATCATGAACATGAAACTGTCAATAGCCAGTCTTTGGATACATCAATACTGGAAGGTAACACTAATAGGAACGTAGAAAATGTCCAGCAGCAAAGTTTTGCTCCTGTCGCTAGTCGTACCAGAAGTCGAACTCGGGCCCATGTCCAACTGACTGCTGAGCGGACAAATTCTGAATATAACCTGGGAACTGCAATCAGCGCTGACGAAGTAGAGAGCATGGAGGTTACTCCACTTATGGCCCAAAGAAGTATCACGAATGGAACTTTTGAAATAACAACTGGTAGACAAAGGTCAAGAAGACAAAACGCTAATCAACAAACAGCTTTAAGTGTAGTTGGTCAACGGCGAATCAGCAGACGAAGAGCAGAATGGCAGAGTGTTAGAAGAACACATGAAGAGGAACAGCACAGTCAGACTGAAGTTGCTGAATTGGAGAGGCACAGCATACAAAACTCTGTGAGTGGAAATGACCTACATGGGCAAATGGAACCACGCAGATCTTACAGGAATTCACAGAACAGACGTAGTCGATCCCCCTTGCGTAGAGAGAGTGCCATGGTAAATTCTTCAGATTGGGCTCAATTGCAGCGGGAGGACCATGTTGAGCGgagacagagtacaagaaggcAACGGACTGTGGATCAATCCACCATGACCACAGAGGAAATCCAGACTGTTAATGGGAGTACTACTGTGCCATCGTCAGCTGGTGGCATACTTAGACAAGAGGCCATGGATGAAAGAGAGAGAAATCATTCCAGTGGGTCTTCTGGTGTTCGAAGGCATCCAACAATTATGTTGGATCTTCAAGTTAGAAGGATACGTCCTGGAGAAAATAGAGATCGTGATAGTATTGCGAATAGAACTCGTTCCCGTGTCCGAATGGCAGAAAATACAGTGACTTTTGAAAGTGACAGTGGTGGTTTCCGCCGTACTATCTCACGATCAGAACTTGCCGGAATTAGGACTTACGTCAGCACCATCCGTATACCTCTGCGCAGGATATCTGAGACTGGGCTTGGTGAGCCATCATCTATAGCCTTGAGGTCAATACTGCGTCAGATTATGACAGGATTTGGTGAACTAAGCTCCCTAATGGAGaatgattcagattctgaacttAACCAAAGAGTTCAGCAGAACCCATCTGATAGCTTTGATTCAGTTAGCTCACAGACCAGTTCAAATCTAAATCTCTCTAATTCAAGAAATGAATCAAATGACAGATTAGCTGGAGACCAGGCAGCAAGGGTTCAAGTGAATGAAAATGTGCAGAATGAGAACCTTGACCGTGCTGCTGAGAGCATTGAGACCAGGCAAATTCGAGATACAAATAGTTTGGTAGAAAATGGTACCTTGCCAATATTACGGCTTGCTCACTTCTTCCTGTTGAATGATGACGATGAAGAGGAGCGCCAGAGGGGTCTGACCAAAGAACAAATTGACAATCTTATGACTCGGAATTATGGAAATGTTAGCGCAGAGAATGAAGTCAGTAAAACCTGCAGTGTTTGTATTAATGACTATGCAGTTGGGAACAAGCTTAGAAGACTACCGTGTGCACATGAATTTCATATTCATTGCATTGACCGCTGGCTTTCTGAAAACTCCACTTGTCCAATTTGTCGACAGCCAATTTTGGGGTCCAGTAATTGA
- the rnf6 gene encoding E3 ubiquitin-protein ligase RNF6 isoform X2 gives MDSSNPANRRGNQQSPTESVSHTEDERSRQLERLSREEAYYQFINDLSEEDYRLMRDSNLLGTPGEITAEELQQRLNGAKEQLTTQSNVGSNEHEQSTENQGSDLLGESSNSDSLLEWLNTFRRTGNATRSGQSGNQTWRAVSRTNPNSGEFRFSLEININHEHETVNSQSLDTSILEGNTNRNVENVQQQSFAPVASRTRSRTRAHVQLTAERTNSEYNLGTAISADEVESMEVTPLMAQRSITNGTFEITTGRQRSRRQNANQQTALSVVGQRRISRRRAEWQSVRRTHEEEQHSQTEVAELERHSIQNSVSGNDLHGQMEPRRSYRNSQNRRSRSPLRRESAMVNSSDWAQLQREDHVERRQSTRRQRTVDQSTMTTEEIQTVNGSTTVPSSAGGILRQEAMDERERNHSSGSSGVRRHPTIMLDLQVRRIRPGENRDRDSIANRTRSRVRMAENTVTFESDSGGFRRTISRSELAGIRTYVSTIRIPLRRISETGLGEPSSIALRSILRQIMTGFGELSSLMENDSDSELNQRVQQNPSDSFDSVSSQTSSNLNLSNSRNESNDRLAGDQAARVQVNENVQNENLDRAAESIETRQIRDTNSLVENGTLPILRLAHFFLLNDDDEEERQRGLTKEQIDNLMTRNYGNVSAENEVSKTCSVCINDYAVGNKLRRLPCAHEFHIHCIDRWLSENSTCPICRQPILGSSN, from the exons ATGGACTCATCTAACCCAGCCAATCGTAGAGGCAATCAACAGTCACCCACAGAAAGTGTCAGTCATACTGAAGATGAGCGCAGCCGACAGTTGGAGCGTTTGAGTCGAGAGGAAGCATACTATCAGTTTATCAAtgatctgagtgaagaagactaCCGACTAATGAGAGACAGCAACCTTCTTGGCACTCCAG GTGAAATTACAGCTGAAGAATTGCAACAGCGACTCAATGGCGCTAAGGAACAATTAACTACACAGAGCAATGTTGGAAGCAATGAACATGAACAAAGTACTGAGAATCAAG gCTCTGACTTACTAGGAGAAAGTTCCAATAGTGATTCCCTCCTTGAATGGCTTAACACATTTAGACGTACAGGAAATGCCACCCGTAGTGGACAGAGTGGGAACCAGACATGGAGAGCTGTGAGTCGAACAAATCCCAATAGTGGCGAGTTCCGCTTCAGCCTGGAAATCAATATTAATCATGAACATGAAACTGTCAATAGCCAGTCTTTGGATACATCAATACTGGAAGGTAACACTAATAGGAACGTAGAAAATGTCCAGCAGCAAAGTTTTGCTCCTGTCGCTAGTCGTACCAGAAGTCGAACTCGGGCCCATGTCCAACTGACTGCTGAGCGGACAAATTCTGAATATAACCTGGGAACTGCAATCAGCGCTGACGAAGTAGAGAGCATGGAGGTTACTCCACTTATGGCCCAAAGAAGTATCACGAATGGAACTTTTGAAATAACAACTGGTAGACAAAGGTCAAGAAGACAAAACGCTAATCAACAAACAGCTTTAAGTGTAGTTGGTCAACGGCGAATCAGCAGACGAAGAGCAGAATGGCAGAGTGTTAGAAGAACACATGAAGAGGAACAGCACAGTCAGACTGAAGTTGCTGAATTGGAGAGGCACAGCATACAAAACTCTGTGAGTGGAAATGACCTACATGGGCAAATGGAACCACGCAGATCTTACAGGAATTCACAGAACAGACGTAGTCGATCCCCCTTGCGTAGAGAGAGTGCCATGGTAAATTCTTCAGATTGGGCTCAATTGCAGCGGGAGGACCATGTTGAGCGgagacagagtacaagaaggcAACGGACTGTGGATCAATCCACCATGACCACAGAGGAAATCCAGACTGTTAATGGGAGTACTACTGTGCCATCGTCAGCTGGTGGCATACTTAGACAAGAGGCCATGGATGAAAGAGAGAGAAATCATTCCAGTGGGTCTTCTGGTGTTCGAAGGCATCCAACAATTATGTTGGATCTTCAAGTTAGAAGGATACGTCCTGGAGAAAATAGAGATCGTGATAGTATTGCGAATAGAACTCGTTCCCGTGTCCGAATGGCAGAAAATACAGTGACTTTTGAAAGTGACAGTGGTGGTTTCCGCCGTACTATCTCACGATCAGAACTTGCCGGAATTAGGACTTACGTCAGCACCATCCGTATACCTCTGCGCAGGATATCTGAGACTGGGCTTGGTGAGCCATCATCTATAGCCTTGAGGTCAATACTGCGTCAGATTATGACAGGATTTGGTGAACTAAGCTCCCTAATGGAGaatgattcagattctgaacttAACCAAAGAGTTCAGCAGAACCCATCTGATAGCTTTGATTCAGTTAGCTCACAGACCAGTTCAAATCTAAATCTCTCTAATTCAAGAAATGAATCAAATGACAGATTAGCTGGAGACCAGGCAGCAAGGGTTCAAGTGAATGAAAATGTGCAGAATGAGAACCTTGACCGTGCTGCTGAGAGCATTGAGACCAGGCAAATTCGAGATACAAATAGTTTGGTAGAAAATGGTACCTTGCCAATATTACGGCTTGCTCACTTCTTCCTGTTGAATGATGACGATGAAGAGGAGCGCCAGAGGGGTCTGACCAAAGAACAAATTGACAATCTTATGACTCGGAATTATGGAAATGTTAGCGCAGAGAATGAAGTCAGTAAAACCTGCAGTGTTTGTATTAATGACTATGCAGTTGGGAACAAGCTTAGAAGACTACCGTGTGCACATGAATTTCATATTCATTGCATTGACCGCTGGCTTTCTGAAAACTCCACTTGTCCAATTTGTCGACAGCCAATTTTGGGGTCCAGTAATTGA